The following are encoded in a window of Salmo trutta chromosome 9, fSalTru1.1, whole genome shotgun sequence genomic DNA:
- the LOC115200623 gene encoding interferon-induced GTP-binding protein MxB isoform X1, with amino-acid sequence MMTLQKIREMVYTQFVHLSKVSFENFPYLQHVSLKNIENIQERQSNIVMKRIEEQFKMEMQVYTQDEIFFETLNPEEETPDCSSYDTRSKYPELLKAYYEIVVQRMADQVPMLIRYFILKESAKILCCKMLGLLNSDDMDEMLREESEIGRRRSALRARVERLGLANDKISSL; translated from the exons ATGATGACACTCCAGAAAATCAGAG AAATGGTGTATACACAATTTGTTCATTTGTCCAAAGTCAGCTTCGAGAATTTTCCTTACCTTCAGCACGTCTCACTG AAAAACATTGAAAACATCCAGGAACGGCAGTCAAACATAGTGATGAAGAGGATCGAGGAGCAGTTTAAAATGGAGATGCAGGTCTACACACAGGATGAGATCTTCTTCGAAACATTGAATCCAGAGGAGGAAACCCCAGACTGCTCCAGTTACGACACCAGGAGCAAATACCCTGAGCTGCTCAAGGCATACTATGAG atCGTGGTGCAAAGAATGGCAGACCAGGTGCCCATGCTGATCCGTTACTTCATCCTGAAGGAGTCAGCCAAGATCCTTTGCTGTAAGATGTTGGGCCTGCTGAACAGCGATGATATGGACGAGATGCTGAGGGAGGAATCAGAGATTGGCCGAAGAAGATCAGCCTTGCGAGCCCGTGTGGAGCGTCTTGGACTGGCAAATGACAAGATCAGTAGCCTATGA
- the LOC115200623 gene encoding interferon-induced GTP-binding protein MxB isoform X2 encodes MKRIEEQFKMEMQVYTQDEIFFETLNPEEETPDCSSYDTRSKYPELLKAYYEIVVQRMADQVPMLIRYFILKESAKILCCKMLGLLNSDDMDEMLREESEIGRRRSALRARVERLGLANDKISSL; translated from the exons ATGAAGAGGATCGAGGAGCAGTTTAAAATGGAGATGCAGGTCTACACACAGGATGAGATCTTCTTCGAAACATTGAATCCAGAGGAGGAAACCCCAGACTGCTCCAGTTACGACACCAGGAGCAAATACCCTGAGCTGCTCAAGGCATACTATGAG atCGTGGTGCAAAGAATGGCAGACCAGGTGCCCATGCTGATCCGTTACTTCATCCTGAAGGAGTCAGCCAAGATCCTTTGCTGTAAGATGTTGGGCCTGCTGAACAGCGATGATATGGACGAGATGCTGAGGGAGGAATCAGAGATTGGCCGAAGAAGATCAGCCTTGCGAGCCCGTGTGGAGCGTCTTGGACTGGCAAATGACAAGATCAGTAGCCTATGA